Proteins encoded together in one Microcaecilia unicolor chromosome 3, aMicUni1.1, whole genome shotgun sequence window:
- the TBC1D17 gene encoding TBC1 domain family member 17 isoform X2, protein MEEGVEILEVVFEKDGVFLHTSAKRQQDQDSLIPGVIRIIEKTSDVVVQWMPVNEIGDAPQIVYSKKESPGNVVCRAEEDLYDPGYEPDWAVISTVGTRARASEEIPAPAVKAGPRGKWAFSLSLSELKSIRKNKPGLGWSYLIFMTKDGVSIQALHFHHGGTRALLKALSKYVILATSPKDSRLYLVYSHDSYALSHSFDELQLFDDNSSHLVSRFLQDPYSATFGSFSKVTNFFRGALKPHDGSQQRPLSEMAMGLEDEPGFEVITCQANLGDRPSVQRQLAVTEQEWEKHVDADGRVSGVEDLKKRIFTGGLSPGLRKDVWKFLLGYYPWESTSEERKVLLRRKTDEYFRMKLQWKSVSEDQEKRNSLLRGYRSLIERDVSRTDRNNKFYEGSSNPGLVLLNDVLTTYCMFNFDLGYVQGMSDLLSPILYVMQNEVDAFWCFCAFMELVHHNFEESQEGMKRQLLQLGLLLHVLDPALCDFLDAKESGTLCFCFRWLLIWFKREFSFPDVLQLWEVLWTGLPGPNFHLLVACGILDSEREALMSSDYGFNEILKHINELTMRMSVEDVLCRAEALHQQLTACQELPLNVQEVLGLAKVKSPTHSTESDGSPQPLSPSQTQELELTDSVSPSQPDSSIEILPTEDTATPQSLSP, encoded by the exons ACCTCAGATGTGGTCGTACAGTGGATGCCAGTGAATGAGATCGGTGATGCACCCCAGATTGTCTACTCCAAAAAG GAGTCCCCTGGGAATGTGGTGTGCCGTGCAGAGGAAGACCTGTATGACCCAGGCTATGAACCAGACTGGGCTGTGATCAGCACTGTGGGGACGAGAGCCCGTGCTTCGGAGGAGATCCCAG CCCCAGCAGTGAAGGCTGGGCCCCGCGGAAAGTGGGCCTTCTCCCTCAGCTTGTCGGAGCTGAAGTCCATCCGGAAGAATAAGCCAGGCCTCGGCTGGTCCTATCTCATTTTCATGACCAAGGATGGAGTATCCATTCAGGCCCTGCACTTTCACCACGGTGGCACAAGAGCTCTTTTGAAGGCCCTGTCCAAATATGTGATCCTGGCCAC CTCTCCCAAAGACTCCCGCCTGTACTTGGTTTACTCGCATGATTCCTATGCTCTTTCTCATTCTTTTGATGAACTCCAGCTCTTTGATGATAATTCTTCCCACCTTGTGTCG CGCTTCTTACAAGACCCATATTCTGCCACTTTTGGAAGCTTCTCTAAGGTCACCAACTTCTTCCGAGGAGCTCTCAAGCCTCATGATGGGTCCCAGCAGAGGCCTCTGTCGGAGATGGCCATGGGGCTGGAGGATGAGCCCGGGTTTGAGGTCATCACCTGT CAGGCCAACCTGGGCGACAGACCGAGTGTTCAGCGTCAGCTGGCAGTGACTGAGCAGGAATGGGAAAAACATGTGGATGCAGATGGCAGAGTCAGTGGTGTGGAGGACCTGAAGAAACGCATATTTACTGGG GGTTTGAGTCCTGGGCTGCGGAAGGATGTGTGGAAGTTTTTGCTGGGCTATTACCCCTGGGAGAGCACATCCGAAGAGCGCAAGGTACTGCTGAGAAGGAAGAC GGATGAATATTTCCGCATGAAGCTACAGTGGAAATCGGTGTCTGAAGATCAGGAGAAGAGGAACTCGTTGCTTCGAGGATACCGTAGCCTCATAG agagagaCGTTAGCCGGACTGATCGTAATAACAAGTTCTACGAGGGAAGTAGTAATCCGGGCCTTGTGCTTCTCAATGATGTACTTACGACTTACTGCATGTTTAACTTTGATCTGG GGTACGTGCAGGGAATGAGTGACCTGCTCTCGCCCATCCTCTACGTGATGCAGAATGAGGTGGATGCTTTCTGGTGCTTCTGTGCCTTCATGGAACTGGTG caCCATAACTTTGAGGAGAGCCAGGAAGGAATGAAGAGGCAGCTGCTTCAGCTGGGCCTGCTGCTCCACGTGCTGGACCCTGCACTGTGCGACTTCCTGG ATGCCAAGGAGTCCGGCACGCTGTGCTTCTGCTTCCGATGGCTCCTCATCTGGTTTAAGCGGGAGTTCTCCTTCCCAGATGTGCTACAGCTGTGGGAG GTCCTGTGGACAGGTCTCCCTGGACCTAACTTTCACCTGCTGGTAGCTTGCGGCATCCTGGACTCTGAACGAGAAGCCCTGATGAGTTCCGATTATGGATTTAATGAGATCTTGAAG CATATTAACGAGCTGACCATGAGGATGAGTGTGGAGGACGTTTTGTGCCGTGCTGAAGCTCTGCATCAGCAGCTGACGGCTTGTCAG GAACTGCCTCTTAACGTTCAGGAGGTTCTGGGTCTTGCAAAGGTGAAATCCCCAACCCACAGCACTGAGAGTGATGGCTCCCCACAGCCGCTGTCCCCCAGTCAGACTCAGGAGCTGGAGCTGACAGACAGTGTGTCTCCCAGCCAGCCTGATAGCAGCATCGAGATTCTACCTACGGAAGACACTGCCACACCACAGAGCCTGTCGCCCTGA
- the TBC1D17 gene encoding TBC1 domain family member 17 isoform X1 encodes MTERVTCDLLRRQLVVFEKDGVFLHTSAKRQQDQDSLIPGVIRIIEKTSDVVVQWMPVNEIGDAPQIVYSKKESPGNVVCRAEEDLYDPGYEPDWAVISTVGTRARASEEIPAPAVKAGPRGKWAFSLSLSELKSIRKNKPGLGWSYLIFMTKDGVSIQALHFHHGGTRALLKALSKYVILATSPKDSRLYLVYSHDSYALSHSFDELQLFDDNSSHLVSRFLQDPYSATFGSFSKVTNFFRGALKPHDGSQQRPLSEMAMGLEDEPGFEVITCQANLGDRPSVQRQLAVTEQEWEKHVDADGRVSGVEDLKKRIFTGGLSPGLRKDVWKFLLGYYPWESTSEERKVLLRRKTDEYFRMKLQWKSVSEDQEKRNSLLRGYRSLIERDVSRTDRNNKFYEGSSNPGLVLLNDVLTTYCMFNFDLGYVQGMSDLLSPILYVMQNEVDAFWCFCAFMELVHHNFEESQEGMKRQLLQLGLLLHVLDPALCDFLDAKESGTLCFCFRWLLIWFKREFSFPDVLQLWEVLWTGLPGPNFHLLVACGILDSEREALMSSDYGFNEILKHINELTMRMSVEDVLCRAEALHQQLTACQELPLNVQEVLGLAKVKSPTHSTESDGSPQPLSPSQTQELELTDSVSPSQPDSSIEILPTEDTATPQSLSP; translated from the exons ACCTCAGATGTGGTCGTACAGTGGATGCCAGTGAATGAGATCGGTGATGCACCCCAGATTGTCTACTCCAAAAAG GAGTCCCCTGGGAATGTGGTGTGCCGTGCAGAGGAAGACCTGTATGACCCAGGCTATGAACCAGACTGGGCTGTGATCAGCACTGTGGGGACGAGAGCCCGTGCTTCGGAGGAGATCCCAG CCCCAGCAGTGAAGGCTGGGCCCCGCGGAAAGTGGGCCTTCTCCCTCAGCTTGTCGGAGCTGAAGTCCATCCGGAAGAATAAGCCAGGCCTCGGCTGGTCCTATCTCATTTTCATGACCAAGGATGGAGTATCCATTCAGGCCCTGCACTTTCACCACGGTGGCACAAGAGCTCTTTTGAAGGCCCTGTCCAAATATGTGATCCTGGCCAC CTCTCCCAAAGACTCCCGCCTGTACTTGGTTTACTCGCATGATTCCTATGCTCTTTCTCATTCTTTTGATGAACTCCAGCTCTTTGATGATAATTCTTCCCACCTTGTGTCG CGCTTCTTACAAGACCCATATTCTGCCACTTTTGGAAGCTTCTCTAAGGTCACCAACTTCTTCCGAGGAGCTCTCAAGCCTCATGATGGGTCCCAGCAGAGGCCTCTGTCGGAGATGGCCATGGGGCTGGAGGATGAGCCCGGGTTTGAGGTCATCACCTGT CAGGCCAACCTGGGCGACAGACCGAGTGTTCAGCGTCAGCTGGCAGTGACTGAGCAGGAATGGGAAAAACATGTGGATGCAGATGGCAGAGTCAGTGGTGTGGAGGACCTGAAGAAACGCATATTTACTGGG GGTTTGAGTCCTGGGCTGCGGAAGGATGTGTGGAAGTTTTTGCTGGGCTATTACCCCTGGGAGAGCACATCCGAAGAGCGCAAGGTACTGCTGAGAAGGAAGAC GGATGAATATTTCCGCATGAAGCTACAGTGGAAATCGGTGTCTGAAGATCAGGAGAAGAGGAACTCGTTGCTTCGAGGATACCGTAGCCTCATAG agagagaCGTTAGCCGGACTGATCGTAATAACAAGTTCTACGAGGGAAGTAGTAATCCGGGCCTTGTGCTTCTCAATGATGTACTTACGACTTACTGCATGTTTAACTTTGATCTGG GGTACGTGCAGGGAATGAGTGACCTGCTCTCGCCCATCCTCTACGTGATGCAGAATGAGGTGGATGCTTTCTGGTGCTTCTGTGCCTTCATGGAACTGGTG caCCATAACTTTGAGGAGAGCCAGGAAGGAATGAAGAGGCAGCTGCTTCAGCTGGGCCTGCTGCTCCACGTGCTGGACCCTGCACTGTGCGACTTCCTGG ATGCCAAGGAGTCCGGCACGCTGTGCTTCTGCTTCCGATGGCTCCTCATCTGGTTTAAGCGGGAGTTCTCCTTCCCAGATGTGCTACAGCTGTGGGAG GTCCTGTGGACAGGTCTCCCTGGACCTAACTTTCACCTGCTGGTAGCTTGCGGCATCCTGGACTCTGAACGAGAAGCCCTGATGAGTTCCGATTATGGATTTAATGAGATCTTGAAG CATATTAACGAGCTGACCATGAGGATGAGTGTGGAGGACGTTTTGTGCCGTGCTGAAGCTCTGCATCAGCAGCTGACGGCTTGTCAG GAACTGCCTCTTAACGTTCAGGAGGTTCTGGGTCTTGCAAAGGTGAAATCCCCAACCCACAGCACTGAGAGTGATGGCTCCCCACAGCCGCTGTCCCCCAGTCAGACTCAGGAGCTGGAGCTGACAGACAGTGTGTCTCCCAGCCAGCCTGATAGCAGCATCGAGATTCTACCTACGGAAGACACTGCCACACCACAGAGCCTGTCGCCCTGA
- the TBC1D17 gene encoding TBC1 domain family member 17 isoform X3, with product MEACEKVVFEKDGVFLHTSAKRQQDQDSLIPGVIRIIEKTSDVVVQWMPVNEIGDAPQIVYSKKESPGNVVCRAEEDLYDPGYEPDWAVISTVGTRARASEEIPAPAVKAGPRGKWAFSLSLSELKSIRKNKPGLGWSYLIFMTKDGVSIQALHFHHGGTRALLKALSKYVILATSPKDSRLYLVYSHDSYALSHSFDELQLFDDNSSHLVSRFLQDPYSATFGSFSKVTNFFRGALKPHDGSQQRPLSEMAMGLEDEPGFEVITCQANLGDRPSVQRQLAVTEQEWEKHVDADGRVSGVEDLKKRIFTGGLSPGLRKDVWKFLLGYYPWESTSEERKVLLRRKTDEYFRMKLQWKSVSEDQEKRNSLLRGYRSLIERDVSRTDRNNKFYEGSSNPGLVLLNDVLTTYCMFNFDLGYVQGMSDLLSPILYVMQNEVDAFWCFCAFMELVHHNFEESQEGMKRQLLQLGLLLHVLDPALCDFLDAKESGTLCFCFRWLLIWFKREFSFPDVLQLWEVLWTGLPGPNFHLLVACGILDSEREALMSSDYGFNEILKHINELTMRMSVEDVLCRAEALHQQLTACQELPLNVQEVLGLAKVKSPTHSTESDGSPQPLSPSQTQELELTDSVSPSQPDSSIEILPTEDTATPQSLSP from the exons ACCTCAGATGTGGTCGTACAGTGGATGCCAGTGAATGAGATCGGTGATGCACCCCAGATTGTCTACTCCAAAAAG GAGTCCCCTGGGAATGTGGTGTGCCGTGCAGAGGAAGACCTGTATGACCCAGGCTATGAACCAGACTGGGCTGTGATCAGCACTGTGGGGACGAGAGCCCGTGCTTCGGAGGAGATCCCAG CCCCAGCAGTGAAGGCTGGGCCCCGCGGAAAGTGGGCCTTCTCCCTCAGCTTGTCGGAGCTGAAGTCCATCCGGAAGAATAAGCCAGGCCTCGGCTGGTCCTATCTCATTTTCATGACCAAGGATGGAGTATCCATTCAGGCCCTGCACTTTCACCACGGTGGCACAAGAGCTCTTTTGAAGGCCCTGTCCAAATATGTGATCCTGGCCAC CTCTCCCAAAGACTCCCGCCTGTACTTGGTTTACTCGCATGATTCCTATGCTCTTTCTCATTCTTTTGATGAACTCCAGCTCTTTGATGATAATTCTTCCCACCTTGTGTCG CGCTTCTTACAAGACCCATATTCTGCCACTTTTGGAAGCTTCTCTAAGGTCACCAACTTCTTCCGAGGAGCTCTCAAGCCTCATGATGGGTCCCAGCAGAGGCCTCTGTCGGAGATGGCCATGGGGCTGGAGGATGAGCCCGGGTTTGAGGTCATCACCTGT CAGGCCAACCTGGGCGACAGACCGAGTGTTCAGCGTCAGCTGGCAGTGACTGAGCAGGAATGGGAAAAACATGTGGATGCAGATGGCAGAGTCAGTGGTGTGGAGGACCTGAAGAAACGCATATTTACTGGG GGTTTGAGTCCTGGGCTGCGGAAGGATGTGTGGAAGTTTTTGCTGGGCTATTACCCCTGGGAGAGCACATCCGAAGAGCGCAAGGTACTGCTGAGAAGGAAGAC GGATGAATATTTCCGCATGAAGCTACAGTGGAAATCGGTGTCTGAAGATCAGGAGAAGAGGAACTCGTTGCTTCGAGGATACCGTAGCCTCATAG agagagaCGTTAGCCGGACTGATCGTAATAACAAGTTCTACGAGGGAAGTAGTAATCCGGGCCTTGTGCTTCTCAATGATGTACTTACGACTTACTGCATGTTTAACTTTGATCTGG GGTACGTGCAGGGAATGAGTGACCTGCTCTCGCCCATCCTCTACGTGATGCAGAATGAGGTGGATGCTTTCTGGTGCTTCTGTGCCTTCATGGAACTGGTG caCCATAACTTTGAGGAGAGCCAGGAAGGAATGAAGAGGCAGCTGCTTCAGCTGGGCCTGCTGCTCCACGTGCTGGACCCTGCACTGTGCGACTTCCTGG ATGCCAAGGAGTCCGGCACGCTGTGCTTCTGCTTCCGATGGCTCCTCATCTGGTTTAAGCGGGAGTTCTCCTTCCCAGATGTGCTACAGCTGTGGGAG GTCCTGTGGACAGGTCTCCCTGGACCTAACTTTCACCTGCTGGTAGCTTGCGGCATCCTGGACTCTGAACGAGAAGCCCTGATGAGTTCCGATTATGGATTTAATGAGATCTTGAAG CATATTAACGAGCTGACCATGAGGATGAGTGTGGAGGACGTTTTGTGCCGTGCTGAAGCTCTGCATCAGCAGCTGACGGCTTGTCAG GAACTGCCTCTTAACGTTCAGGAGGTTCTGGGTCTTGCAAAGGTGAAATCCCCAACCCACAGCACTGAGAGTGATGGCTCCCCACAGCCGCTGTCCCCCAGTCAGACTCAGGAGCTGGAGCTGACAGACAGTGTGTCTCCCAGCCAGCCTGATAGCAGCATCGAGATTCTACCTACGGAAGACACTGCCACACCACAGAGCCTGTCGCCCTGA
- the TBC1D17 gene encoding TBC1 domain family member 17 isoform X4 yields the protein MLEVVFEKDGVFLHTSAKRQQDQDSLIPGVIRIIEKTSDVVVQWMPVNEIGDAPQIVYSKKESPGNVVCRAEEDLYDPGYEPDWAVISTVGTRARASEEIPAPAVKAGPRGKWAFSLSLSELKSIRKNKPGLGWSYLIFMTKDGVSIQALHFHHGGTRALLKALSKYVILATSPKDSRLYLVYSHDSYALSHSFDELQLFDDNSSHLVSRFLQDPYSATFGSFSKVTNFFRGALKPHDGSQQRPLSEMAMGLEDEPGFEVITCQANLGDRPSVQRQLAVTEQEWEKHVDADGRVSGVEDLKKRIFTGGLSPGLRKDVWKFLLGYYPWESTSEERKVLLRRKTDEYFRMKLQWKSVSEDQEKRNSLLRGYRSLIERDVSRTDRNNKFYEGSSNPGLVLLNDVLTTYCMFNFDLGYVQGMSDLLSPILYVMQNEVDAFWCFCAFMELVHHNFEESQEGMKRQLLQLGLLLHVLDPALCDFLDAKESGTLCFCFRWLLIWFKREFSFPDVLQLWEVLWTGLPGPNFHLLVACGILDSEREALMSSDYGFNEILKHINELTMRMSVEDVLCRAEALHQQLTACQELPLNVQEVLGLAKVKSPTHSTESDGSPQPLSPSQTQELELTDSVSPSQPDSSIEILPTEDTATPQSLSP from the exons ACCTCAGATGTGGTCGTACAGTGGATGCCAGTGAATGAGATCGGTGATGCACCCCAGATTGTCTACTCCAAAAAG GAGTCCCCTGGGAATGTGGTGTGCCGTGCAGAGGAAGACCTGTATGACCCAGGCTATGAACCAGACTGGGCTGTGATCAGCACTGTGGGGACGAGAGCCCGTGCTTCGGAGGAGATCCCAG CCCCAGCAGTGAAGGCTGGGCCCCGCGGAAAGTGGGCCTTCTCCCTCAGCTTGTCGGAGCTGAAGTCCATCCGGAAGAATAAGCCAGGCCTCGGCTGGTCCTATCTCATTTTCATGACCAAGGATGGAGTATCCATTCAGGCCCTGCACTTTCACCACGGTGGCACAAGAGCTCTTTTGAAGGCCCTGTCCAAATATGTGATCCTGGCCAC CTCTCCCAAAGACTCCCGCCTGTACTTGGTTTACTCGCATGATTCCTATGCTCTTTCTCATTCTTTTGATGAACTCCAGCTCTTTGATGATAATTCTTCCCACCTTGTGTCG CGCTTCTTACAAGACCCATATTCTGCCACTTTTGGAAGCTTCTCTAAGGTCACCAACTTCTTCCGAGGAGCTCTCAAGCCTCATGATGGGTCCCAGCAGAGGCCTCTGTCGGAGATGGCCATGGGGCTGGAGGATGAGCCCGGGTTTGAGGTCATCACCTGT CAGGCCAACCTGGGCGACAGACCGAGTGTTCAGCGTCAGCTGGCAGTGACTGAGCAGGAATGGGAAAAACATGTGGATGCAGATGGCAGAGTCAGTGGTGTGGAGGACCTGAAGAAACGCATATTTACTGGG GGTTTGAGTCCTGGGCTGCGGAAGGATGTGTGGAAGTTTTTGCTGGGCTATTACCCCTGGGAGAGCACATCCGAAGAGCGCAAGGTACTGCTGAGAAGGAAGAC GGATGAATATTTCCGCATGAAGCTACAGTGGAAATCGGTGTCTGAAGATCAGGAGAAGAGGAACTCGTTGCTTCGAGGATACCGTAGCCTCATAG agagagaCGTTAGCCGGACTGATCGTAATAACAAGTTCTACGAGGGAAGTAGTAATCCGGGCCTTGTGCTTCTCAATGATGTACTTACGACTTACTGCATGTTTAACTTTGATCTGG GGTACGTGCAGGGAATGAGTGACCTGCTCTCGCCCATCCTCTACGTGATGCAGAATGAGGTGGATGCTTTCTGGTGCTTCTGTGCCTTCATGGAACTGGTG caCCATAACTTTGAGGAGAGCCAGGAAGGAATGAAGAGGCAGCTGCTTCAGCTGGGCCTGCTGCTCCACGTGCTGGACCCTGCACTGTGCGACTTCCTGG ATGCCAAGGAGTCCGGCACGCTGTGCTTCTGCTTCCGATGGCTCCTCATCTGGTTTAAGCGGGAGTTCTCCTTCCCAGATGTGCTACAGCTGTGGGAG GTCCTGTGGACAGGTCTCCCTGGACCTAACTTTCACCTGCTGGTAGCTTGCGGCATCCTGGACTCTGAACGAGAAGCCCTGATGAGTTCCGATTATGGATTTAATGAGATCTTGAAG CATATTAACGAGCTGACCATGAGGATGAGTGTGGAGGACGTTTTGTGCCGTGCTGAAGCTCTGCATCAGCAGCTGACGGCTTGTCAG GAACTGCCTCTTAACGTTCAGGAGGTTCTGGGTCTTGCAAAGGTGAAATCCCCAACCCACAGCACTGAGAGTGATGGCTCCCCACAGCCGCTGTCCCCCAGTCAGACTCAGGAGCTGGAGCTGACAGACAGTGTGTCTCCCAGCCAGCCTGATAGCAGCATCGAGATTCTACCTACGGAAGACACTGCCACACCACAGAGCCTGTCGCCCTGA